From Nicotiana tabacum cultivar K326 chromosome 15, ASM71507v2, whole genome shotgun sequence, the proteins below share one genomic window:
- the LOC142169626 gene encoding uncharacterized protein LOC142169626: MWTTTAQCIREAASKVLGVSKGYSGGHKGDWWWNGEVQGKVETKKAAYLKLVESVYEEENRANMEHYKLAKKEAKLAITAAKTASFSHLYEKLEGRGGDTRLFSLLELHFVDLDGCLTPSPRDSLNSYPESQ, translated from the exons ATGTGGACCACGACCGCGCAGTGCATTAGGGAAGCCGCGAGTAAGGTACTAGGGGTCTCAAAGGGTTACTCTGGTGGTCACaagggagactggtggtggaatggagaggtgcAAGGAAAAGTGGAAACCAAGAAAGCAGCGTATCTGAAGCTAGTGGAAAGTGTATATGAGGAGGAGAATAGGGCGAATATGGAGCattataagttggctaagaaagaggcaaagctAGCAATTACGGCGGCCAAGACTGCATCTTTTAGTCATTTGTATGAGAAACTCGAGGGCCGAGGTGGGGATACGAGGTTGTTCAG TCTACTGGAACTACATTTTGTGGATCTTGatggatgcctaacaccttcccctcgagatagtTTAAACTCTTACCCAGAATCTCAATAG